Proteins encoded together in one Salvelinus namaycush isolate Seneca chromosome 26, SaNama_1.0, whole genome shotgun sequence window:
- the LOC120021147 gene encoding olfactory receptor 11H6-like: MSSVNFTGKNVEEFTITGFDHLSHQKLLGFLIFITYFLVLLGSGTNICIIVTDRRLHTPMYLLICNLAVVDIMFTTSTSTTMISVLLAEVKTISYYSCISRMYIYHLGDITGCLALSLMALDRTIAISTPLRYHSILTNARIFVLIIASWFIGIVCLGIALAWADFDSLPYCQPIIRYVFCDYPALIRAACVNPEPYFLIPTILALWLLAGQFPLILLSYVKIIYTLLRLPNSESRAQGFNTCICHIIVVSCYYAPKLVSVLLTRIGLRLNLTERNALLIIATLLPSLINPTVYCLKTKEMRKRLVQILSRKKTTVSIK, from the coding sequence ATGTCTTCAGTGAATTTCACGGGGAAGAATGTGGAGGAGTTTACCATCACAGGCTTCGACCACCTCTCTCACCAGAAGCTCCTGGGCTTCCTCATCTTCATCACCTATTTCCTTGTGCTTCTGGGAAGCGGCACCAACATCTGCATCATCGTGACGGACAGACGGCTGCACACGCCCATGTACCTCCTCATCTGTAACCTGGCCGTGGTGGACATCATGTTCaccaccagcaccagcaccaCCATGATCTCTGTCCTGCTGGCCGAGGTCAAAACCATCTCCTACTACTCCTGCATATCACGCATGTACATCTACCACCTGGGTGACATCACAGGGTGCCTGGCCCTGTCCCTGATGGCTTTGGACCGAACCATCGCTATCAGCACCCCTCTTAGGTACCACAGCATCCTGACTAACGCACGAATATTTGTGTTAATCATAGCTTCCTGGTTCATAGGTATAGTGTGCTTAGGAATTGCGCTTGCTTGGGCAGACTTTGACAGCCTTCCATACTGCCAGCCAATCATTAGGTACGTATTTTGTGATTACCCAGCTTTAATCAGGGCTGCCTGTGTCAACCCTGAACCTTACTTCCTGATTCCCACCATTCTGGCTCTATGGCTCCTCGCGGGCCAGTTTCCCTTAATTCTACTGTCATACGTTAAAATCATCTACACACTCCTGAGACTGCCTAACAGTGAGAGCAGAGCGCAGGGGTTTAATACCTGTATTTGTCACATCATTGTGGTGTCCTGTTACTACGCTCCCAAGTTAGTCTCTGTGTTGTTGACGAGGATAGGGCTGAGGCTGAATCTGACGGAGCGTAATGCTTTACTGATTATAGCCACGCTGTTAccttctctgatcaaccctacagtctactgtctaAAGACCAAGGAGATGAGAAAGAGATTGGTTCAAATACTGTCTAGAAAAAAAACAACTGTATCAATAAAATGA